A window of Malania oleifera isolate guangnan ecotype guangnan chromosome 5, ASM2987363v1, whole genome shotgun sequence contains these coding sequences:
- the LOC131155046 gene encoding F-box protein SKIP17-like isoform X4 — protein sequence MLTSRSGTLTLSLSRPLSPPPDTDTLFHCASMAKRPCSISTDPHHPVPNPRASSPEQMDNLLDAFLGLRDASAFSVELSFDRLLESRASDADQAQLIDRALGLGSALLEAGKRAARKRASKHNSIVWALPPDLTSRVFSMLDTQSLCYAAATCLMFNKCAMDPLCYADIDLTTVVPKVNNGVVSTMIHRAGKVLQSLKLGIVPGPTTSPGSSQPLVYTIRNSVDTSGFLWNDKRTRKGKESSVLTRNCLISLSEDGGATGALLRRLHLYNIERLDNTALSVALSACSSLIDLEIVGLHVELRQTLTSVSTHCHLIERLFFESSKTGRDDSLKSPTCIDLVNNCPNLNSLALRGFKLQDYKARVLVKGFRKLKYVDFSTSYSITGTFLRNLGNNMGGNLLEVLILRDCMHLKEVEVARFLAAVLAGDFKLLRHIDISNREGLASDGDWYDRCYSSSIIPVKQVLEERPDMCLLAEFPSEGSLFDIDRMAYSDISSDISLPSQFSSHTSDGSIFMSYSESSYNSDPGSSNEDGRDSGYVIYEESSDEVDFLAL from the exons ATGCTTACCTCGCGCTCCGgaaccctcactctctctctctctcgccctcTCTCTCCTCCACCCGATACGGATACGCTCTTCCACTGCGCATCCATGGCGAAGCGTCCTTGTTCCATCTCGACAGACCCTCATCACCCCGTCCCAAACCCTAGGGCTTCGTCTCCGGAACAAATGGACAACCTTCTCGACGCATTTCTAGGGCTGCGTGATGCCTCCGCTTTCTCCGTCGAGCTCTCCTTCGATCGGCTTCTCGAATCTAGGGCTTCCGACGCTGACCAGGCACAGCTTATCGATCGCGCCCTCGGTTTGGGCTCTGCTCTGCTTGAGGCTGGTAAACGAGCCGCGAGAAAGCGTGCCTCCAAGCACAACTCGATCGTTTGGGCTCTCCCTCCCGATCTTACAAGCAGA GTGTTCTCCATGCTTGATACGCAAAGCCTGTGCTATGCTGCTGCTACATGTTTAATGTTCAACAAGTGTGCTATGGATCCTTTGTGCTATgctgatattgatttgacaacaGTAGTCCCAAAGGTCAATAATGGAGTTGTCTCTACCATGATCCACCGAGCTGGAAAAGTACTTCA GTCTCTTAAGTTGGGTATTGTTCCAGGTCCAACCACTTCACCTGGTTCTTCTCAGCCATTAGTTTATACCATTAGGAACTCTGTAGACACATCTGGCTTCTTGTGGaatgataaaagaactagaaagGGGAAGGAATCATCCGTTCTTACAAGGAACTGCTTAATATCTCTTAGTGAGGATGGTGGTGCCACTGG GGCCCTTTTAAGAAGATTGCACCTTTACAATATTGAGAGATTGGATAACACCGCCCTTTCTGTGGCACTTTCAGCCTGCTCATCTCTCATTGATCTGGAAATTGTTGGCCT TCATGTTGAATTGAGGCAAACATTGACGTCAGTGAGCACACATTGTCACTTGATAGAGCGTTTGTTTTTCGAATCTTCAAAAACAG GTAGAGATGACAGCTTGAAATCACCAACCTGCATTGATCTAGTAAACAATTGTCCTAATCTAAATTCATTGGCCCTTAGAGGGTTTAAGTTGCAGGACTACAAAGCTCGTGTACTTGTTAAG GGATTTCGTAAACTGAAATATGTTGATTTTTCAACATCATACTCAATCACTGGAACCTTTCTAAG GAATCTTGGGAACAACATGGGTGGGAATCTACTGGAGGTTTTGATTTTGCGAGACTGCATGCATCTCAAAGAA GTGGAAGTGGCTCGCTTTTTGGCAGCAGTTCTTGCTGGAGATTTCAAGCTTCTTAGACATATT GACATATCCAACAGGGAAGGCCTTGCATCAGATGGTGATTGGTATGATAGATGTTACAGCTCAAG CATCATTCCTGTAAAGCAGGTGTTGGAAGAGAGGCCTGATATGTGCCTTCTGGCTGAGTTCCCTTCGGAGGGGAG tttatttgACATTGATCGAATGGCTTATAGCGACATAAGCAGTGACATCAGTCTGCCATCGCAGTTTAGCAGTCATACCTCGGACGGTTCAATTTTTATGAGTTACTCAGAGAGCAGTTATAATAGTGATCCGGGTAGTAGCAATGAGGATGGTCGAGATTCCGGGTATGTTATTTACGAGGAAAGCTCGGATGAGGTGGACTTTCTGGCTCTCTAA
- the LOC131155046 gene encoding F-box protein SKIP17-like isoform X5, producing the protein MLTSRSGTLTLSLSRPLSPPPDTDTLFHCASMAKRPCSISTDPHHPVPNPRASSPEQMDNLLDAFLGLRDASAFSVELSFDRLLESRASDADQAQLIDRALGLGSALLEAGKRAARKRASKHNSIVWALPPDLTSRVFSMLDTQSLCYAAATCLMFNKCAMDPLCYADIDLTTVVPKVNNGVVSTMIHRAGKVLQSLKLGIVPGPTTSPGSSQPLVYTIRNSVDTSGFLWNDKRTRKGKESSVLTRNCLISLSEDGGATGRLHLYNIERLDNTALSVALSACSSLIDLEIVGLHVELRQTLTSVSTHCHLIERLFFESSKTGRDDSLKSPTCIDLVNNCPNLNSLALRGFKLQDYKARVLVKGFRKLKYVDFSTSYSITGTFLRNLGNNMGGNLLEVLILRDCMHLKEVEVARFLAAVLAGDFKLLRHIDISNREGLASDGDWYDRCYSSSIIPVKQVLEERPDMCLLAEFPSEGSLFDIDRMAYSDISSDISLPSQFSSHTSDGSIFMSYSESSYNSDPGSSNEDGRDSGYVIYEESSDEVDFLAL; encoded by the exons ATGCTTACCTCGCGCTCCGgaaccctcactctctctctctctcgccctcTCTCTCCTCCACCCGATACGGATACGCTCTTCCACTGCGCATCCATGGCGAAGCGTCCTTGTTCCATCTCGACAGACCCTCATCACCCCGTCCCAAACCCTAGGGCTTCGTCTCCGGAACAAATGGACAACCTTCTCGACGCATTTCTAGGGCTGCGTGATGCCTCCGCTTTCTCCGTCGAGCTCTCCTTCGATCGGCTTCTCGAATCTAGGGCTTCCGACGCTGACCAGGCACAGCTTATCGATCGCGCCCTCGGTTTGGGCTCTGCTCTGCTTGAGGCTGGTAAACGAGCCGCGAGAAAGCGTGCCTCCAAGCACAACTCGATCGTTTGGGCTCTCCCTCCCGATCTTACAAGCAGA GTGTTCTCCATGCTTGATACGCAAAGCCTGTGCTATGCTGCTGCTACATGTTTAATGTTCAACAAGTGTGCTATGGATCCTTTGTGCTATgctgatattgatttgacaacaGTAGTCCCAAAGGTCAATAATGGAGTTGTCTCTACCATGATCCACCGAGCTGGAAAAGTACTTCA GTCTCTTAAGTTGGGTATTGTTCCAGGTCCAACCACTTCACCTGGTTCTTCTCAGCCATTAGTTTATACCATTAGGAACTCTGTAGACACATCTGGCTTCTTGTGGaatgataaaagaactagaaagGGGAAGGAATCATCCGTTCTTACAAGGAACTGCTTAATATCTCTTAGTGAGGATGGTGGTGCCACTGG AAGATTGCACCTTTACAATATTGAGAGATTGGATAACACCGCCCTTTCTGTGGCACTTTCAGCCTGCTCATCTCTCATTGATCTGGAAATTGTTGGCCT TCATGTTGAATTGAGGCAAACATTGACGTCAGTGAGCACACATTGTCACTTGATAGAGCGTTTGTTTTTCGAATCTTCAAAAACAG GTAGAGATGACAGCTTGAAATCACCAACCTGCATTGATCTAGTAAACAATTGTCCTAATCTAAATTCATTGGCCCTTAGAGGGTTTAAGTTGCAGGACTACAAAGCTCGTGTACTTGTTAAG GGATTTCGTAAACTGAAATATGTTGATTTTTCAACATCATACTCAATCACTGGAACCTTTCTAAG GAATCTTGGGAACAACATGGGTGGGAATCTACTGGAGGTTTTGATTTTGCGAGACTGCATGCATCTCAAAGAA GTGGAAGTGGCTCGCTTTTTGGCAGCAGTTCTTGCTGGAGATTTCAAGCTTCTTAGACATATT GACATATCCAACAGGGAAGGCCTTGCATCAGATGGTGATTGGTATGATAGATGTTACAGCTCAAG CATCATTCCTGTAAAGCAGGTGTTGGAAGAGAGGCCTGATATGTGCCTTCTGGCTGAGTTCCCTTCGGAGGGGAG tttatttgACATTGATCGAATGGCTTATAGCGACATAAGCAGTGACATCAGTCTGCCATCGCAGTTTAGCAGTCATACCTCGGACGGTTCAATTTTTATGAGTTACTCAGAGAGCAGTTATAATAGTGATCCGGGTAGTAGCAATGAGGATGGTCGAGATTCCGGGTATGTTATTTACGAGGAAAGCTCGGATGAGGTGGACTTTCTGGCTCTCTAA
- the LOC131155046 gene encoding F-box protein SKIP17-like isoform X2: MLTSRSGTLTLSLSRPLSPPPDTDTLFHCASMAKRPCSISTDPHHPVPNPRASSPEQMDNLLDAFLGLRDASAFSVELSFDRLLESRASDADQAQLIDRALGLGSALLEAGKRAARKRASKHNSIVWALPPDLTSRVFSMLDTQSLCYAAATCLMFNKCAMDPLCYADIDLTTVVPKVNNGVVSTMIHRAGKVLQSLKLGIVPGPTTSPGSSQPLVYTIRNSVDTSGFLWNDKRTRKGKESSVLTRNCLISLSEDGGATGRLHLYNIERLDNTALSVALSACSSLIDLEIVGLHVELRQTLTSVSTHCHLIERLFFESSKTGRDDSLKSPTCIDLVNNCPNLNSLALRGFKLQDYKARVLVKGFRKLKYVDFSTSYSITGTFLRNLGNNMGGNLLEVLILRDCMHLKEVRTVEVARFLAAVLAGDFKLLRHIDISNREGLASDGDWYDRCYSSSIIPVKQVLEERPDMCLLAEFPSEGSLFDIDRMAYSDISSDISLPSQFSSHTSDGSIFMSYSESSYNSDPGSSNEDGRDSGYVIYEESSDEVDFLAL; the protein is encoded by the exons ATGCTTACCTCGCGCTCCGgaaccctcactctctctctctctcgccctcTCTCTCCTCCACCCGATACGGATACGCTCTTCCACTGCGCATCCATGGCGAAGCGTCCTTGTTCCATCTCGACAGACCCTCATCACCCCGTCCCAAACCCTAGGGCTTCGTCTCCGGAACAAATGGACAACCTTCTCGACGCATTTCTAGGGCTGCGTGATGCCTCCGCTTTCTCCGTCGAGCTCTCCTTCGATCGGCTTCTCGAATCTAGGGCTTCCGACGCTGACCAGGCACAGCTTATCGATCGCGCCCTCGGTTTGGGCTCTGCTCTGCTTGAGGCTGGTAAACGAGCCGCGAGAAAGCGTGCCTCCAAGCACAACTCGATCGTTTGGGCTCTCCCTCCCGATCTTACAAGCAGA GTGTTCTCCATGCTTGATACGCAAAGCCTGTGCTATGCTGCTGCTACATGTTTAATGTTCAACAAGTGTGCTATGGATCCTTTGTGCTATgctgatattgatttgacaacaGTAGTCCCAAAGGTCAATAATGGAGTTGTCTCTACCATGATCCACCGAGCTGGAAAAGTACTTCA GTCTCTTAAGTTGGGTATTGTTCCAGGTCCAACCACTTCACCTGGTTCTTCTCAGCCATTAGTTTATACCATTAGGAACTCTGTAGACACATCTGGCTTCTTGTGGaatgataaaagaactagaaagGGGAAGGAATCATCCGTTCTTACAAGGAACTGCTTAATATCTCTTAGTGAGGATGGTGGTGCCACTGG AAGATTGCACCTTTACAATATTGAGAGATTGGATAACACCGCCCTTTCTGTGGCACTTTCAGCCTGCTCATCTCTCATTGATCTGGAAATTGTTGGCCT TCATGTTGAATTGAGGCAAACATTGACGTCAGTGAGCACACATTGTCACTTGATAGAGCGTTTGTTTTTCGAATCTTCAAAAACAG GTAGAGATGACAGCTTGAAATCACCAACCTGCATTGATCTAGTAAACAATTGTCCTAATCTAAATTCATTGGCCCTTAGAGGGTTTAAGTTGCAGGACTACAAAGCTCGTGTACTTGTTAAG GGATTTCGTAAACTGAAATATGTTGATTTTTCAACATCATACTCAATCACTGGAACCTTTCTAAG GAATCTTGGGAACAACATGGGTGGGAATCTACTGGAGGTTTTGATTTTGCGAGACTGCATGCATCTCAAAGAAGTTagaact GTGGAAGTGGCTCGCTTTTTGGCAGCAGTTCTTGCTGGAGATTTCAAGCTTCTTAGACATATT GACATATCCAACAGGGAAGGCCTTGCATCAGATGGTGATTGGTATGATAGATGTTACAGCTCAAG CATCATTCCTGTAAAGCAGGTGTTGGAAGAGAGGCCTGATATGTGCCTTCTGGCTGAGTTCCCTTCGGAGGGGAG tttatttgACATTGATCGAATGGCTTATAGCGACATAAGCAGTGACATCAGTCTGCCATCGCAGTTTAGCAGTCATACCTCGGACGGTTCAATTTTTATGAGTTACTCAGAGAGCAGTTATAATAGTGATCCGGGTAGTAGCAATGAGGATGGTCGAGATTCCGGGTATGTTATTTACGAGGAAAGCTCGGATGAGGTGGACTTTCTGGCTCTCTAA
- the LOC131155046 gene encoding F-box protein SKIP17-like isoform X3: protein MLTSRSGTLTLSLSRPLSPPPDTDTLFHCASMAKRPCSISTDPHHPVPNPRASSPEQMDNLLDAFLGLRDASAFSVELSFDRLLESRASDADQAQLIDRALGLGSALLEAGKRAARKRASKHNSIVWALPPDLTSRVFSMLDTQSLCYAAATCLMFNKCAMDPLCYADIDLTTVVPKVNNGVVSTMIHRAGKVLQSLKLGIVPGPTTSPGSSQPLVYTIRNSVDTSGFLWNDKRTRKGKESSVLTRNCLISLSEDGGATGALLRRLHLYNIERLDNTALSVALSACSSLIDLEIVGLHVELRQTLTSVSTHCHLIERLFFESSKTGRDDSLKSPTCIDLVNNCPNLNSLALRGFKLQDYKARVLVKGFRKLKYVDFSTSYSITGTFLRNLGNNMGGNLLEVEVARFLAAVLAGDFKLLRHIDISNREGLASDGDWYDRCYSSSIIPVKQVLEERPDMCLLAEFPSEGSLFDIDRMAYSDISSDISLPSQFSSHTSDGSIFMSYSESSYNSDPGSSNEDGRDSGYVIYEESSDEVDFLAL from the exons ATGCTTACCTCGCGCTCCGgaaccctcactctctctctctctcgccctcTCTCTCCTCCACCCGATACGGATACGCTCTTCCACTGCGCATCCATGGCGAAGCGTCCTTGTTCCATCTCGACAGACCCTCATCACCCCGTCCCAAACCCTAGGGCTTCGTCTCCGGAACAAATGGACAACCTTCTCGACGCATTTCTAGGGCTGCGTGATGCCTCCGCTTTCTCCGTCGAGCTCTCCTTCGATCGGCTTCTCGAATCTAGGGCTTCCGACGCTGACCAGGCACAGCTTATCGATCGCGCCCTCGGTTTGGGCTCTGCTCTGCTTGAGGCTGGTAAACGAGCCGCGAGAAAGCGTGCCTCCAAGCACAACTCGATCGTTTGGGCTCTCCCTCCCGATCTTACAAGCAGA GTGTTCTCCATGCTTGATACGCAAAGCCTGTGCTATGCTGCTGCTACATGTTTAATGTTCAACAAGTGTGCTATGGATCCTTTGTGCTATgctgatattgatttgacaacaGTAGTCCCAAAGGTCAATAATGGAGTTGTCTCTACCATGATCCACCGAGCTGGAAAAGTACTTCA GTCTCTTAAGTTGGGTATTGTTCCAGGTCCAACCACTTCACCTGGTTCTTCTCAGCCATTAGTTTATACCATTAGGAACTCTGTAGACACATCTGGCTTCTTGTGGaatgataaaagaactagaaagGGGAAGGAATCATCCGTTCTTACAAGGAACTGCTTAATATCTCTTAGTGAGGATGGTGGTGCCACTGG GGCCCTTTTAAGAAGATTGCACCTTTACAATATTGAGAGATTGGATAACACCGCCCTTTCTGTGGCACTTTCAGCCTGCTCATCTCTCATTGATCTGGAAATTGTTGGCCT TCATGTTGAATTGAGGCAAACATTGACGTCAGTGAGCACACATTGTCACTTGATAGAGCGTTTGTTTTTCGAATCTTCAAAAACAG GTAGAGATGACAGCTTGAAATCACCAACCTGCATTGATCTAGTAAACAATTGTCCTAATCTAAATTCATTGGCCCTTAGAGGGTTTAAGTTGCAGGACTACAAAGCTCGTGTACTTGTTAAG GGATTTCGTAAACTGAAATATGTTGATTTTTCAACATCATACTCAATCACTGGAACCTTTCTAAG GAATCTTGGGAACAACATGGGTGGGAATCTACTGGAG GTGGAAGTGGCTCGCTTTTTGGCAGCAGTTCTTGCTGGAGATTTCAAGCTTCTTAGACATATT GACATATCCAACAGGGAAGGCCTTGCATCAGATGGTGATTGGTATGATAGATGTTACAGCTCAAG CATCATTCCTGTAAAGCAGGTGTTGGAAGAGAGGCCTGATATGTGCCTTCTGGCTGAGTTCCCTTCGGAGGGGAG tttatttgACATTGATCGAATGGCTTATAGCGACATAAGCAGTGACATCAGTCTGCCATCGCAGTTTAGCAGTCATACCTCGGACGGTTCAATTTTTATGAGTTACTCAGAGAGCAGTTATAATAGTGATCCGGGTAGTAGCAATGAGGATGGTCGAGATTCCGGGTATGTTATTTACGAGGAAAGCTCGGATGAGGTGGACTTTCTGGCTCTCTAA
- the LOC131155046 gene encoding F-box protein SKIP17-like isoform X1 — protein MLTSRSGTLTLSLSRPLSPPPDTDTLFHCASMAKRPCSISTDPHHPVPNPRASSPEQMDNLLDAFLGLRDASAFSVELSFDRLLESRASDADQAQLIDRALGLGSALLEAGKRAARKRASKHNSIVWALPPDLTSRVFSMLDTQSLCYAAATCLMFNKCAMDPLCYADIDLTTVVPKVNNGVVSTMIHRAGKVLQSLKLGIVPGPTTSPGSSQPLVYTIRNSVDTSGFLWNDKRTRKGKESSVLTRNCLISLSEDGGATGALLRRLHLYNIERLDNTALSVALSACSSLIDLEIVGLHVELRQTLTSVSTHCHLIERLFFESSKTGRDDSLKSPTCIDLVNNCPNLNSLALRGFKLQDYKARVLVKGFRKLKYVDFSTSYSITGTFLRNLGNNMGGNLLEVLILRDCMHLKEVRTVEVARFLAAVLAGDFKLLRHIDISNREGLASDGDWYDRCYSSSIIPVKQVLEERPDMCLLAEFPSEGSLFDIDRMAYSDISSDISLPSQFSSHTSDGSIFMSYSESSYNSDPGSSNEDGRDSGYVIYEESSDEVDFLAL, from the exons ATGCTTACCTCGCGCTCCGgaaccctcactctctctctctctcgccctcTCTCTCCTCCACCCGATACGGATACGCTCTTCCACTGCGCATCCATGGCGAAGCGTCCTTGTTCCATCTCGACAGACCCTCATCACCCCGTCCCAAACCCTAGGGCTTCGTCTCCGGAACAAATGGACAACCTTCTCGACGCATTTCTAGGGCTGCGTGATGCCTCCGCTTTCTCCGTCGAGCTCTCCTTCGATCGGCTTCTCGAATCTAGGGCTTCCGACGCTGACCAGGCACAGCTTATCGATCGCGCCCTCGGTTTGGGCTCTGCTCTGCTTGAGGCTGGTAAACGAGCCGCGAGAAAGCGTGCCTCCAAGCACAACTCGATCGTTTGGGCTCTCCCTCCCGATCTTACAAGCAGA GTGTTCTCCATGCTTGATACGCAAAGCCTGTGCTATGCTGCTGCTACATGTTTAATGTTCAACAAGTGTGCTATGGATCCTTTGTGCTATgctgatattgatttgacaacaGTAGTCCCAAAGGTCAATAATGGAGTTGTCTCTACCATGATCCACCGAGCTGGAAAAGTACTTCA GTCTCTTAAGTTGGGTATTGTTCCAGGTCCAACCACTTCACCTGGTTCTTCTCAGCCATTAGTTTATACCATTAGGAACTCTGTAGACACATCTGGCTTCTTGTGGaatgataaaagaactagaaagGGGAAGGAATCATCCGTTCTTACAAGGAACTGCTTAATATCTCTTAGTGAGGATGGTGGTGCCACTGG GGCCCTTTTAAGAAGATTGCACCTTTACAATATTGAGAGATTGGATAACACCGCCCTTTCTGTGGCACTTTCAGCCTGCTCATCTCTCATTGATCTGGAAATTGTTGGCCT TCATGTTGAATTGAGGCAAACATTGACGTCAGTGAGCACACATTGTCACTTGATAGAGCGTTTGTTTTTCGAATCTTCAAAAACAG GTAGAGATGACAGCTTGAAATCACCAACCTGCATTGATCTAGTAAACAATTGTCCTAATCTAAATTCATTGGCCCTTAGAGGGTTTAAGTTGCAGGACTACAAAGCTCGTGTACTTGTTAAG GGATTTCGTAAACTGAAATATGTTGATTTTTCAACATCATACTCAATCACTGGAACCTTTCTAAG GAATCTTGGGAACAACATGGGTGGGAATCTACTGGAGGTTTTGATTTTGCGAGACTGCATGCATCTCAAAGAAGTTagaact GTGGAAGTGGCTCGCTTTTTGGCAGCAGTTCTTGCTGGAGATTTCAAGCTTCTTAGACATATT GACATATCCAACAGGGAAGGCCTTGCATCAGATGGTGATTGGTATGATAGATGTTACAGCTCAAG CATCATTCCTGTAAAGCAGGTGTTGGAAGAGAGGCCTGATATGTGCCTTCTGGCTGAGTTCCCTTCGGAGGGGAG tttatttgACATTGATCGAATGGCTTATAGCGACATAAGCAGTGACATCAGTCTGCCATCGCAGTTTAGCAGTCATACCTCGGACGGTTCAATTTTTATGAGTTACTCAGAGAGCAGTTATAATAGTGATCCGGGTAGTAGCAATGAGGATGGTCGAGATTCCGGGTATGTTATTTACGAGGAAAGCTCGGATGAGGTGGACTTTCTGGCTCTCTAA
- the LOC131155046 gene encoding F-box protein At4g02760-like isoform X6, producing the protein MLTSRSGTLTLSLSRPLSPPPDTDTLFHCASMAKRPCSISTDPHHPVPNPRASSPEQMDNLLDAFLGLRDASAFSVELSFDRLLESRASDADQAQLIDRALGLGSALLEAGKRAARKRASKHNSIVWALPPDLTSRVFSMLDTQSLCYAAATCLMFNKCAMDPLCYADIDLTTVVPKVNNGVVSTMIHRAGKVLQSLKLGIVPGPTTSPGSSQPLVYTIRNSVDTSGFLWNDKRTRKGKESSVLTRNCLISLSEDGGATGALLRRLHLYNIERLDNTALSVALSACSSLIDLEIVGLHVELRQTLTSVSTHCHLIERLFFESSKTGRDDSLKSPTCIDLVNNCPNLNSLALRGFKLQDYKARVLVKGFRKLKYVDFSTSYSITGTFLRNLGNNMGGNLLEVLILRDCMHLKEVRTVEVARFLAAVLAGDFKLLRHIGRPCIRW; encoded by the exons ATGCTTACCTCGCGCTCCGgaaccctcactctctctctctctcgccctcTCTCTCCTCCACCCGATACGGATACGCTCTTCCACTGCGCATCCATGGCGAAGCGTCCTTGTTCCATCTCGACAGACCCTCATCACCCCGTCCCAAACCCTAGGGCTTCGTCTCCGGAACAAATGGACAACCTTCTCGACGCATTTCTAGGGCTGCGTGATGCCTCCGCTTTCTCCGTCGAGCTCTCCTTCGATCGGCTTCTCGAATCTAGGGCTTCCGACGCTGACCAGGCACAGCTTATCGATCGCGCCCTCGGTTTGGGCTCTGCTCTGCTTGAGGCTGGTAAACGAGCCGCGAGAAAGCGTGCCTCCAAGCACAACTCGATCGTTTGGGCTCTCCCTCCCGATCTTACAAGCAGA GTGTTCTCCATGCTTGATACGCAAAGCCTGTGCTATGCTGCTGCTACATGTTTAATGTTCAACAAGTGTGCTATGGATCCTTTGTGCTATgctgatattgatttgacaacaGTAGTCCCAAAGGTCAATAATGGAGTTGTCTCTACCATGATCCACCGAGCTGGAAAAGTACTTCA GTCTCTTAAGTTGGGTATTGTTCCAGGTCCAACCACTTCACCTGGTTCTTCTCAGCCATTAGTTTATACCATTAGGAACTCTGTAGACACATCTGGCTTCTTGTGGaatgataaaagaactagaaagGGGAAGGAATCATCCGTTCTTACAAGGAACTGCTTAATATCTCTTAGTGAGGATGGTGGTGCCACTGG GGCCCTTTTAAGAAGATTGCACCTTTACAATATTGAGAGATTGGATAACACCGCCCTTTCTGTGGCACTTTCAGCCTGCTCATCTCTCATTGATCTGGAAATTGTTGGCCT TCATGTTGAATTGAGGCAAACATTGACGTCAGTGAGCACACATTGTCACTTGATAGAGCGTTTGTTTTTCGAATCTTCAAAAACAG GTAGAGATGACAGCTTGAAATCACCAACCTGCATTGATCTAGTAAACAATTGTCCTAATCTAAATTCATTGGCCCTTAGAGGGTTTAAGTTGCAGGACTACAAAGCTCGTGTACTTGTTAAG GGATTTCGTAAACTGAAATATGTTGATTTTTCAACATCATACTCAATCACTGGAACCTTTCTAAG GAATCTTGGGAACAACATGGGTGGGAATCTACTGGAGGTTTTGATTTTGCGAGACTGCATGCATCTCAAAGAAGTTagaact GTGGAAGTGGCTCGCTTTTTGGCAGCAGTTCTTGCTGGAGATTTCAAGCTTCTTAGACATATT GGAAGGCCTTGCATCAGATGGTGA